A section of the Lagopus muta isolate bLagMut1 chromosome 17, bLagMut1 primary, whole genome shotgun sequence genome encodes:
- the LOC125701817 gene encoding thyroid adenoma-associated protein homolog isoform X5 translates to MPAAVRGEHSQAVPGQASGGGPAAGTGAGGGAAGAGRDGGATTAALCPGLPAGGSGQLQRLPEAGTAGAGELRVGELMVEAHSVPESDGLERLVLSRGLLTCCRADILCSQLEGSTCQACLLLDVLFPTVCTLSKEQKDCHYHCFQVLVLWLRRVQENLPELWHLQGSRLLAKDAKLLQELTRLLWDNAEAPVEGVSEFIQSSFRLLVEIYHLECQHFKDQERPLYQQMLQRAVSMPWQIKARYVPLCAIVPYVGSQQVLDACPMLPQHLLNCLATNHLCPTATELYRALVQQQCSQGQGDEQAELWAQHWLPLFSQALRSPLPILHSNATNHLLPWTLRQLPAAGTLLAAQFSGADAAALRAWVSLLRVQRSTAGVTALRAEEAARLQACLRAREEGVRLAALGLLCSGPRHSLAGAEERLLREFLPLNLNCHTSAFRQLLQAALKKVLGRLRDGALARLRGKDPKEPRGEGVGQLAQAVDFVEWLLQLCISSLTPWANYQRKKTALLLLTAILETCTDTWSPERKKGQPPRTMATLLAHARQSGCWDFFSQPNLLALLGCLQDSTNEIRDMASELLIRYFPAPFPETLTPALLQLAQDALSSPRVQEAEVGAVLMKTILQKSDSSTLKLLALEANTAQTLTNRSLYFAQHLLWVLQTQLATAQQNLLQAAAIAPMHGVLAALRRCLLQVPEVVTCMQTAESAQGWQELLSSLVGTARDITSLLLGALQSQQGPEAEQQVAAPSFADMGNAIGSLIMLGKGQREEEEDSVLLSEEHSLILTCCWVSVKEVGLLLGGLAELLLSSPGTKHLLPLASLQTAATVFQEILLRCRHWGAVEGCSMGFTKFCAALLNHPDTEMQVIPQIILDQGLEALSGPRSSSITRRAAGFPMLFLCIVSGENPAQARPLLTRCIQTLLGLATMALPQDWDQTLDLPQVCALHVLQTLVRGAGLGTALLRHATPMVALALQGLSSPCWAMRNAAIQLFSALTTRLLGQKQSSAEGCLVEGLSLPAFLGQHPQLGAVLLAELGAAVPGGPHLRPALHAILTLLAQLQPGPDDPSGPSTHFLEPLLELAGSPIYAVRAMAAKALIPVVPPSQRPALLLHLAQQLPAPGGISSHNTLHGHLLQMQALLAPHPGTDGLPAEALHPVALQLEAQGWLLSPAQRCPLVRAAFLQVLALLPSSLSPSFTQSIWDAVSAELGNLKLGREPGCAELQVGAAILHQTMARFACSEAARQADSKRIHTVCSLLQHPHPDVHLAVLSWVTDGKRAECEELERALHLTLLENLQSVLQDRGNKEFLRLYLEALMHLCRSCPSWSREASQKLQGSALACVEILLLVMETERPGPELLSQALCAASLLLTVGFGAENALLVQRWCTMLEACGRPVADEVLRLAAACSLQTAGTEMLQQCRGASCPWLVPVALRVINMSIHLLQDEDPDVRHEAAGFVSLVQHGRGQPGGDGCIFVQGNVGLLSLLQLLLDEFGHHPETFSSLLQHVPQPNLRAIIEDLEADTPPSLYKEDEPNVFAEPAALAQQLLPFLLQLLEKAPSSALHWLQAAGPGVLQDLHYCQQRWSHESAARCWMKALGCAMLRAALALLLVRAQLVARVLRVLGDKHGAVLGLDCGAQELEQELALVQVLLAQHGLGPAPRQSTVPAEQGEAHGDG, encoded by the exons ATGCCTGCGGCAGTTCGCggg GAGCACAGCCAAGCGGTGCCGGGACAGGCATCTGGAGGAGGCCCTGCAGCTGGCACGGGAGCTGGGGGAGGAGCTGCGGGCGCTGGGCGAGACGGAGGTGCGACCACTGCTGCGCTGTGTCCTGGCCTTCCAGCTGGAGGCAGCGGGCAGCTCCAGCGCCTTCCAGAAGCTGGAACAG CAGGTGCAGGGGAGCTGAGAGTTGGGGAGCTGATGGTGGAGGCTCACAGCGTCCCAGAGTCAGATGGGCTGGAGAGGCTGGTGCTGAGCAGGGGACTGCTGACGTGCTGCCGTGCGGACATCCTCTGCAGCCAGTTGGAGGGCAGCACCTGCCAG gcctgcctgctgctggatgtGCTCTTTCCCACCGTGTGCACCCTGAGCAAGGAGCAGAAGGACTGCCACTACCACTGCTTCCAAG tgctggtgctgtggCTGCGGCGCGTCCAGGAGAACCTTCCTGAGCTCTGGCACCTGCAGGGCAGCCGCCTCCTGGCCAAGGATGccaagctgctgcaggagctcacTCGGCTGTTATGGGACAATGCCGAAGCCCCG GTGGAGGGTGTATCTGAGTTCATCCAGAGCTCCTTCAGACTCCTGGTGGAGATCTACCACCTGGAATGCCAGCATTTTAAGGACCAGGAGAGACCCCTCTACCAACagatgctgcagagagcagtctCAATGCCGTGGCAGATCAAGGCCAGATATGTGCCCCTGTGTGCCATTGTTCCCTACGTGGGCAGCCAGCAG GTGCTGGACGCCTGCCCCATGCTGCCACAGCACCTCCTGAACTGCCTGGCTACCAACCACCTGTGCCCCACGGCCACTGAGCTGTACAGGGCCCTGgttcagcagcagtgctcccaggGGCAGGGTGACgagcaggctgagctctgggcacagcactggctGCCACTCTTCAGCCAGGCGCTGCGTTCACCCCTGCCCATCCTGCACAGCAACGCCACCAACCACCTCCTGCCTTGGACGCTGcggcagctcccagctgctggcacactgctggccgCTCAGTTCAGTGGTGCGGACGCAGCCGCACTGCGGGCCTGGGTGTCACTGCTGCGggtgcagaggagcacagctggggtCACAGCGCTGCGGGCTGAGGAGGCAGCACGGCTGCAGGCCTGCCTGCGTGCCCGTGAGGAAGGAGTGCggctggcagcactggggctgctgtgcagtgGCCCCAGGCACAGCCTGGCAGGCGCTGAGGAGCGTCTGCTGCGGGAGTTCCTGCCCCTCAACCTCAACTGCCACACGTCTGCCTTccggcagctgctgcaggcagccctgaaGAAGGTGCTGGGGCGGCTGCGGGACGGTGCGCTGGCACGGCTGCGGGGGAAGGACCCCAAGGAGCCAAGGGGCGAGGGAGTGGGACAGCTGGCACAGGCTGTAG ACTTTGTGGagtggctgctgcagctttgcatcTCCTCGCTCACCCCCTGGGCCAACTACCAGAGGAAGAAGacggctctgctcctgctgacgGCCATTCTGGAGACCTGTACAGACACCTGGAGCcctgagaggaagaaaggacagCCCCCAC GGACGATGGCCACGCTCTTGGCCCATGCCAGGCAGAGTGGCTGCTGGGACTTCTTTTCCCAGCCCaacctgctggcactgctgggctgcctgcaggacagTACCAACGAG ATCAGGGACATGGCCTCAGAGTTGCTCATCCGCTACTTCCCTGCACCATTCCCTGAGACCCTcactccagcactgctccagtTGGCCCAGGATGCCCTCAGCAGCCCCCGCGTGCAGGAGGCCGAAGTCGGAGCAGTGCTTATGAAGACAATCCTGCAGAA GTCAGACAGCAGCACCCTGAAGCTCCTGGCCCTGGAGGCCAACACAGCCCAGACACTGACAAACCGCAGCCTATACTTCGCCCAGCACCTCCTGTGGGTACTGCAGACCCAGCTTGCCACAGCTCAACAGaacctgctgcaggcagcagccataGCACCAATGCATG gtgtgcttgcagccctgcGGAGGTGCCTGCTACAGGTGCCTGAGGTGGTCACCTGCATGCAAACAGCAGAGTCAGCACAAGGCTGGCAGGAGTTGCTCAGCAGCCTGGTGGGCACTGCAAGGGacatcacctccctgctgctgggggctctgcagagccagcaggggcctgaagctgagcagcaag TGGCTGCTCCATCATTTGCAGACATGGGGAATGCAATTGGCTCACTCATCATGCTGGGGAAGGGCCAacgggaggaggaagaggactCAGTTCTGCTGTCAGAGGAGCACAGTCTGATCCTGACCTGCTGTTGGGTGTCAGTGAAG GAAgttgggctgctgctgggaggcctggctgagctgctgctgtcatcccCTGGAACAAAGCACCTCCTGCCCCTTGCCAGCCTGCAGACAGCTGCAACAGTCTTCCAAGAGATCCTGCTGCGGTGCCGGCACTGG GGAGCAGTGGAAGGCTGCAGCATGGGCTTCACCaagttctgtgctgctctgctaaaCCACCCTGACACAGAGATGCAGGTGATACCACAGATCATACTGGACCAG GGGTTAGAAGCACTGAGTGGACCCCGGAGCAGCTCAATAACGCGCCGTGCTGCCGGCTTCCCCATGCTCTTCCTCTGCATTGTCAGTGGGGAAAACCCAGCCCAGGCACGTCCACTTCTGACCCGCTGCATCCAGACACTGCTGGGACTGGCCACCATGGCCCTGCCACAGGATTGGGACCAAACCCTTGACCTCCCACAG GTGTGTGCCCTGCACGTGCTGCAAACATTGGTGCGcggtgcagggctgggcactGCGCTGCTGCGGCATGCTACACCAATGGTGGCCCTGGCACTGCAGGGACTGAGCTCGCCTTGCTGGGCCATGAGGAATGCGGCCATCCAGCTCTTCA GTGCTCTCACCACACGGCTGCTGGgccagaagcagagcagtgctgagggctGCCTGGTGGAGGGGCTGAGCCTGCCCGCATTCCTAgggcagcacccacagctgggtgctgtgctgctggccgagctgggagcagctgtgccagggggaCCTCACCTGCGTCCTGCACTGCACGCCATcctcacactgctggcacagctgcagcctggccCCGATGACCCCAGTGG TCCCTCCACTCACTTTCTGGAGCcgctgctggagctggcaggGAGCCCCATCTATGCCGTGCGAGCCATGGCTGCCAAAGCTCTGATTCCTGTCGTCCCACCGTCCCAGCGCCCGGCTCTGCTTCTGCATCTGGCCCAGCAGCTTCCTGCACCCGGGGGGATCAGCTCACACAACACCCTGCATGGGCACCTGCTGCAgatgcaggcactgctggcCCCCCACCCAGGCACCGACGG GCTGCCTGCTGAGGCCTTGCATCCCGTGGCCCTGCAGCTGGAGGCGCAGGGTtggctgctcagccctgcccaGCGCTGCCCGCTTGTCCGTGCCGCCTTCCTCCAGGTGCTCGCCCTCctgcccagttccctcagccccAGCTTCACACAGAGCATCTGGGATGctgtcagtgctgagctgggcaACCTCAAACTGGGCAGGGAGccgggctgtgctgagctgcag GTGGGTGCAGCTATTCTCCACCAGACTATGGCCCGCTTTGCTTGCAGTGAGGCAGCCCGACAGGCTGACAGCAAGAGAATCCACACTGTCTGCTCACTTCTGCAACATCCGCACCCCGATGTCCAccttgctgtgctgagctgggtgACCGATGGGAAAAGAGCAGAATGCGAGGAGCTAGAAAGGGCCCTCCATCTGACACTGCTG GAGAACTTACAGTCAGTGCTGCAAGACAGAGGGAACAAAGAGTTCCTGAGATTGTACCTTGAAGCTCTGATGCATCTTTGCAGAAGCTGCCCATCTTGGTCTCGGGAAGCTTCCCAGAAGCTCCAGGGCTCTGCCTTAGCATGTGTGGAAATACTGCTCCTTGTGATGGAGACGGAGCGCCCTGGTCCAGAGCTCCTCTCCCAggcgctgtgtgctgccagcctgctgctcactgtggG GTTTGGGGCCGAGAATGCCCTGCTGGTACAGCGGTGGTGCACGATGCTGGAGGCGTGTGGCCGACCCGTGGCAGATGAGGTGCTGCGGCTGGCAGCTGCGTgctccctgcagacagcaggcacCGAGATGCTGCAGCAATGCCGGGGGGCTTCTTGCCCCTGGCTCGTCCCTGTGGCACTGCG GGTGATAAACATGAGCATTCACCTCCTGCAAGATGAGGACCCTGATGTACGGCATGAGGCTGCAGGCTTTGTGAGCCTAGTCCAGCATGGCCGGGGGCAGCCGGGAGGAGATGGCTGCATCTTTGTGCAGGGCAACGTGGGGCTGCTGAGCCTCCTACAGCTCCTCCTGGATGAGTTTGGGCATCACCCCGAGACCttcagctcactgctgcagcacgTGCCCCAGCCCAACCTCAGGGCCATCATAGAGGACCTGGAGGCTGACAC cccccccagccTGTACAAGGAGGATGAGCCCAATGTGTTTGCAGAGCCAGCCGCCCTGgcgcagcagctgctgcccttcctgctgcagctcctggagaaggctcccagctctgccctgcactggctgcaggctgcaggccCCGGTGTGCTGCAGGACCTGCACTACTGCCAGCAGCGATGGAGCCACG AATCAGCTGCACGCTGCTGGATGAAGGCGCTGGGCTGTGCCATGCTGCGTGCTGCCTTGGCCCTGCTGCTGGTGAGGGCACAGCTGGTTGCCCGTGTGCTCCGGGTGCTGGGTGACaagcatggagctgtgctggggttAGACTGTGGTGCCCAGGAActggagcaggagctggctCTGGTGCAGGTGCTACTGGCACAGCACGGGCTGGGCCCTGCTCCCCGACAGAGCACTGTGCcggcagagcagggagaagcACATGGGGACGGCTGA
- the LOC125701817 gene encoding thyroid adenoma-associated protein homolog isoform X6, translating to MPAAVRGEHSQAVPGQASGGGPAAGTGAGGGAAGAGRDGGATTAALCPGLPAGGSGQLQRLPEAGTGAGELRVGELMVEAHSVPESDGLERLVLSRGLLTCCRADILCSQLEGSTCQACLLLDVLFPTVCTLSKEQKDCHYHCFQVLVLWLRRVQENLPELWHLQGSRLLAKDAKLLQELTRLLWDNAEAPVEGVSEFIQSSFRLLVEIYHLECQHFKDQERPLYQQMLQRAVSMPWQIKARYVPLCAIVPYVGSQQVLDACPMLPQHLLNCLATNHLCPTATELYRALVQQQCSQGQGDEQAELWAQHWLPLFSQALRSPLPILHSNATNHLLPWTLRQLPAAGTLLAAQFSGADAAALRAWVSLLRVQRSTAGVTALRAEEAARLQACLRAREEGVRLAALGLLCSGPRHSLAGAEERLLREFLPLNLNCHTSAFRQLLQAALKKVLGRLRDGALARLRGKDPKEPRGEGVGQLAQAVDFVEWLLQLCISSLTPWANYQRKKTALLLLTAILETCTDTWSPERKKGQPPRTMATLLAHARQSGCWDFFSQPNLLALLGCLQDSTNEIRDMASELLIRYFPAPFPETLTPALLQLAQDALSSPRVQEAEVGAVLMKTILQKSDSSTLKLLALEANTAQTLTNRSLYFAQHLLWVLQTQLATAQQNLLQAAAIAPMHGVLAALRRCLLQVPEVVTCMQTAESAQGWQELLSSLVGTARDITSLLLGALQSQQGPEAEQQVAAPSFADMGNAIGSLIMLGKGQREEEEDSVLLSEEHSLILTCCWVSVKEVGLLLGGLAELLLSSPGTKHLLPLASLQTAATVFQEILLRCRHWGAVEGCSMGFTKFCAALLNHPDTEMQVIPQIILDQGLEALSGPRSSSITRRAAGFPMLFLCIVSGENPAQARPLLTRCIQTLLGLATMALPQDWDQTLDLPQVCALHVLQTLVRGAGLGTALLRHATPMVALALQGLSSPCWAMRNAAIQLFSALTTRLLGQKQSSAEGCLVEGLSLPAFLGQHPQLGAVLLAELGAAVPGGPHLRPALHAILTLLAQLQPGPDDPSGPSTHFLEPLLELAGSPIYAVRAMAAKALIPVVPPSQRPALLLHLAQQLPAPGGISSHNTLHGHLLQMQALLAPHPGTDGLPAEALHPVALQLEAQGWLLSPAQRCPLVRAAFLQVLALLPSSLSPSFTQSIWDAVSAELGNLKLGREPGCAELQVGAAILHQTMARFACSEAARQADSKRIHTVCSLLQHPHPDVHLAVLSWVTDGKRAECEELERALHLTLLENLQSVLQDRGNKEFLRLYLEALMHLCRSCPSWSREASQKLQGSALACVEILLLVMETERPGPELLSQALCAASLLLTVGFGAENALLVQRWCTMLEACGRPVADEVLRLAAACSLQTAGTEMLQQCRGASCPWLVPVALRVINMSIHLLQDEDPDVRHEAAGFVSLVQHGRGQPGGDGCIFVQGNVGLLSLLQLLLDEFGHHPETFSSLLQHVPQPNLRAIIEDLEADTPPSLYKEDEPNVFAEPAALAQQLLPFLLQLLEKAPSSALHWLQAAGPGVLQDLHYCQQRWSHESAARCWMKALGCAMLRAALALLLVRAQLVARVLRVLGDKHGAVLGLDCGAQELEQELALVQVLLAQHGLGPAPRQSTVPAEQGEAHGDG from the exons ATGCCTGCGGCAGTTCGCggg GAGCACAGCCAAGCGGTGCCGGGACAGGCATCTGGAGGAGGCCCTGCAGCTGGCACGGGAGCTGGGGGAGGAGCTGCGGGCGCTGGGCGAGACGGAGGTGCGACCACTGCTGCGCTGTGTCCTGGCCTTCCAGCTGGAGGCAGCGGGCAGCTCCAGCGCCTTCCAGAAGCTGGAACAG GTGCAGGGGAGCTGAGAGTTGGGGAGCTGATGGTGGAGGCTCACAGCGTCCCAGAGTCAGATGGGCTGGAGAGGCTGGTGCTGAGCAGGGGACTGCTGACGTGCTGCCGTGCGGACATCCTCTGCAGCCAGTTGGAGGGCAGCACCTGCCAG gcctgcctgctgctggatgtGCTCTTTCCCACCGTGTGCACCCTGAGCAAGGAGCAGAAGGACTGCCACTACCACTGCTTCCAAG tgctggtgctgtggCTGCGGCGCGTCCAGGAGAACCTTCCTGAGCTCTGGCACCTGCAGGGCAGCCGCCTCCTGGCCAAGGATGccaagctgctgcaggagctcacTCGGCTGTTATGGGACAATGCCGAAGCCCCG GTGGAGGGTGTATCTGAGTTCATCCAGAGCTCCTTCAGACTCCTGGTGGAGATCTACCACCTGGAATGCCAGCATTTTAAGGACCAGGAGAGACCCCTCTACCAACagatgctgcagagagcagtctCAATGCCGTGGCAGATCAAGGCCAGATATGTGCCCCTGTGTGCCATTGTTCCCTACGTGGGCAGCCAGCAG GTGCTGGACGCCTGCCCCATGCTGCCACAGCACCTCCTGAACTGCCTGGCTACCAACCACCTGTGCCCCACGGCCACTGAGCTGTACAGGGCCCTGgttcagcagcagtgctcccaggGGCAGGGTGACgagcaggctgagctctgggcacagcactggctGCCACTCTTCAGCCAGGCGCTGCGTTCACCCCTGCCCATCCTGCACAGCAACGCCACCAACCACCTCCTGCCTTGGACGCTGcggcagctcccagctgctggcacactgctggccgCTCAGTTCAGTGGTGCGGACGCAGCCGCACTGCGGGCCTGGGTGTCACTGCTGCGggtgcagaggagcacagctggggtCACAGCGCTGCGGGCTGAGGAGGCAGCACGGCTGCAGGCCTGCCTGCGTGCCCGTGAGGAAGGAGTGCggctggcagcactggggctgctgtgcagtgGCCCCAGGCACAGCCTGGCAGGCGCTGAGGAGCGTCTGCTGCGGGAGTTCCTGCCCCTCAACCTCAACTGCCACACGTCTGCCTTccggcagctgctgcaggcagccctgaaGAAGGTGCTGGGGCGGCTGCGGGACGGTGCGCTGGCACGGCTGCGGGGGAAGGACCCCAAGGAGCCAAGGGGCGAGGGAGTGGGACAGCTGGCACAGGCTGTAG ACTTTGTGGagtggctgctgcagctttgcatcTCCTCGCTCACCCCCTGGGCCAACTACCAGAGGAAGAAGacggctctgctcctgctgacgGCCATTCTGGAGACCTGTACAGACACCTGGAGCcctgagaggaagaaaggacagCCCCCAC GGACGATGGCCACGCTCTTGGCCCATGCCAGGCAGAGTGGCTGCTGGGACTTCTTTTCCCAGCCCaacctgctggcactgctgggctgcctgcaggacagTACCAACGAG ATCAGGGACATGGCCTCAGAGTTGCTCATCCGCTACTTCCCTGCACCATTCCCTGAGACCCTcactccagcactgctccagtTGGCCCAGGATGCCCTCAGCAGCCCCCGCGTGCAGGAGGCCGAAGTCGGAGCAGTGCTTATGAAGACAATCCTGCAGAA GTCAGACAGCAGCACCCTGAAGCTCCTGGCCCTGGAGGCCAACACAGCCCAGACACTGACAAACCGCAGCCTATACTTCGCCCAGCACCTCCTGTGGGTACTGCAGACCCAGCTTGCCACAGCTCAACAGaacctgctgcaggcagcagccataGCACCAATGCATG gtgtgcttgcagccctgcGGAGGTGCCTGCTACAGGTGCCTGAGGTGGTCACCTGCATGCAAACAGCAGAGTCAGCACAAGGCTGGCAGGAGTTGCTCAGCAGCCTGGTGGGCACTGCAAGGGacatcacctccctgctgctgggggctctgcagagccagcaggggcctgaagctgagcagcaag TGGCTGCTCCATCATTTGCAGACATGGGGAATGCAATTGGCTCACTCATCATGCTGGGGAAGGGCCAacgggaggaggaagaggactCAGTTCTGCTGTCAGAGGAGCACAGTCTGATCCTGACCTGCTGTTGGGTGTCAGTGAAG GAAgttgggctgctgctgggaggcctggctgagctgctgctgtcatcccCTGGAACAAAGCACCTCCTGCCCCTTGCCAGCCTGCAGACAGCTGCAACAGTCTTCCAAGAGATCCTGCTGCGGTGCCGGCACTGG GGAGCAGTGGAAGGCTGCAGCATGGGCTTCACCaagttctgtgctgctctgctaaaCCACCCTGACACAGAGATGCAGGTGATACCACAGATCATACTGGACCAG GGGTTAGAAGCACTGAGTGGACCCCGGAGCAGCTCAATAACGCGCCGTGCTGCCGGCTTCCCCATGCTCTTCCTCTGCATTGTCAGTGGGGAAAACCCAGCCCAGGCACGTCCACTTCTGACCCGCTGCATCCAGACACTGCTGGGACTGGCCACCATGGCCCTGCCACAGGATTGGGACCAAACCCTTGACCTCCCACAG GTGTGTGCCCTGCACGTGCTGCAAACATTGGTGCGcggtgcagggctgggcactGCGCTGCTGCGGCATGCTACACCAATGGTGGCCCTGGCACTGCAGGGACTGAGCTCGCCTTGCTGGGCCATGAGGAATGCGGCCATCCAGCTCTTCA GTGCTCTCACCACACGGCTGCTGGgccagaagcagagcagtgctgagggctGCCTGGTGGAGGGGCTGAGCCTGCCCGCATTCCTAgggcagcacccacagctgggtgctgtgctgctggccgagctgggagcagctgtgccagggggaCCTCACCTGCGTCCTGCACTGCACGCCATcctcacactgctggcacagctgcagcctggccCCGATGACCCCAGTGG TCCCTCCACTCACTTTCTGGAGCcgctgctggagctggcaggGAGCCCCATCTATGCCGTGCGAGCCATGGCTGCCAAAGCTCTGATTCCTGTCGTCCCACCGTCCCAGCGCCCGGCTCTGCTTCTGCATCTGGCCCAGCAGCTTCCTGCACCCGGGGGGATCAGCTCACACAACACCCTGCATGGGCACCTGCTGCAgatgcaggcactgctggcCCCCCACCCAGGCACCGACGG GCTGCCTGCTGAGGCCTTGCATCCCGTGGCCCTGCAGCTGGAGGCGCAGGGTtggctgctcagccctgcccaGCGCTGCCCGCTTGTCCGTGCCGCCTTCCTCCAGGTGCTCGCCCTCctgcccagttccctcagccccAGCTTCACACAGAGCATCTGGGATGctgtcagtgctgagctgggcaACCTCAAACTGGGCAGGGAGccgggctgtgctgagctgcag GTGGGTGCAGCTATTCTCCACCAGACTATGGCCCGCTTTGCTTGCAGTGAGGCAGCCCGACAGGCTGACAGCAAGAGAATCCACACTGTCTGCTCACTTCTGCAACATCCGCACCCCGATGTCCAccttgctgtgctgagctgggtgACCGATGGGAAAAGAGCAGAATGCGAGGAGCTAGAAAGGGCCCTCCATCTGACACTGCTG GAGAACTTACAGTCAGTGCTGCAAGACAGAGGGAACAAAGAGTTCCTGAGATTGTACCTTGAAGCTCTGATGCATCTTTGCAGAAGCTGCCCATCTTGGTCTCGGGAAGCTTCCCAGAAGCTCCAGGGCTCTGCCTTAGCATGTGTGGAAATACTGCTCCTTGTGATGGAGACGGAGCGCCCTGGTCCAGAGCTCCTCTCCCAggcgctgtgtgctgccagcctgctgctcactgtggG GTTTGGGGCCGAGAATGCCCTGCTGGTACAGCGGTGGTGCACGATGCTGGAGGCGTGTGGCCGACCCGTGGCAGATGAGGTGCTGCGGCTGGCAGCTGCGTgctccctgcagacagcaggcacCGAGATGCTGCAGCAATGCCGGGGGGCTTCTTGCCCCTGGCTCGTCCCTGTGGCACTGCG GGTGATAAACATGAGCATTCACCTCCTGCAAGATGAGGACCCTGATGTACGGCATGAGGCTGCAGGCTTTGTGAGCCTAGTCCAGCATGGCCGGGGGCAGCCGGGAGGAGATGGCTGCATCTTTGTGCAGGGCAACGTGGGGCTGCTGAGCCTCCTACAGCTCCTCCTGGATGAGTTTGGGCATCACCCCGAGACCttcagctcactgctgcagcacgTGCCCCAGCCCAACCTCAGGGCCATCATAGAGGACCTGGAGGCTGACAC cccccccagccTGTACAAGGAGGATGAGCCCAATGTGTTTGCAGAGCCAGCCGCCCTGgcgcagcagctgctgcccttcctgctgcagctcctggagaaggctcccagctctgccctgcactggctgcaggctgcaggccCCGGTGTGCTGCAGGACCTGCACTACTGCCAGCAGCGATGGAGCCACG AATCAGCTGCACGCTGCTGGATGAAGGCGCTGGGCTGTGCCATGCTGCGTGCTGCCTTGGCCCTGCTGCTGGTGAGGGCACAGCTGGTTGCCCGTGTGCTCCGGGTGCTGGGTGACaagcatggagctgtgctggggttAGACTGTGGTGCCCAGGAActggagcaggagctggctCTGGTGCAGGTGCTACTGGCACAGCACGGGCTGGGCCCTGCTCCCCGACAGAGCACTGTGCcggcagagcagggagaagcACATGGGGACGGCTGA